A DNA window from Vigna angularis cultivar LongXiaoDou No.4 chromosome 1, ASM1680809v1, whole genome shotgun sequence contains the following coding sequences:
- the LOC108326057 gene encoding uncharacterized protein LOC108326057, which produces MSLDDPAEMIGVLQQKMEEMQQRHEAELVAVQSECAARIAREVADRMEGRERGKGKSVMDEAGDKNGRDKTMQAESEEDGSKAKSIHAENTAKERRMVVKPEPTSTLLLPFVQAIMDVRISEQFVPPQFKLYDGTTDPEAHIKTFSNTMAFRTGNDAIWCRAFSLSLEGEALEWFNSLPPNSIENFASLQRLFNRQFAANSTQDLTIFELVTLKQGKEETLRAFMDRYQKTVRRVKNLSPELSLHYILPALKPGPFKDSVCRRAPKTMEELRERAADEIRVEEMKLSYKKENRDHKG; this is translated from the coding sequence atgagtTTGGACGACCCAGCAGAGATGATCGGAGTGTTGCAACAGAAGATGGAGGAGATGCAGCAGCGCCATGAGGCCGAACTCGTGGCCGTCCAATCTGAATGCGCGGCACGTATCGCTCGAGAGGTGGCAGATCGGATGGAAGGAAGAGAGCGAGGCAAGGGAAAATCGGTCATGGACGAGGCGGGGGATAAGAACGGCCGGGATAAGACCATGCAGGCAGAATCCGAAGAGGATGGAAGCAAAGCGAAATCCATACACGCGGAAAACACTGCCAAGGAGAGGAGGATGGTGGTCAAACCGGAACCTACGTCTACCCTCCTGCTACCGTTCGTCCAAGCCATTATGGATGTACGGATATCCGAGCAATTTGTCCCGCCTCAATTCAAATTATACGACGGGACAACGGACCCCGAAGCTCACATCAAAACATTCTCCAATACCATGGCATTCCGAACGGGCAACGATGCAATTTGGTGCCGGGCGTTCTCGCTGTCATTGGAAGGAGAGGCTCTGGAATGGTTCAACTCCCTCCCTCCGAATTCCATTGAGAACTTTGCTAGTCTACAGCGCCTCTTCAACCGACAATTCGCCGCTAATAGCACACAAGACTTGACCATATTCGAACTGGTCACCCTAAAGCAGGGAAAGGAAGAGACGTTAAGGGCATTTATGGACCGGTATCAAAAGACCGTCCGAAGGGTTAAAAATCTAAGCCCGGAACTCTCGCTGCATTACATTCTGCCCGCCCTTAAACCGGGGCCCTTCAAGGATAGTGTGTGCCGAAGAGCCCCTAAGACCATGGAGGAGCTGCGAGAAAGGGCGGCGGACGAGATAAGGGTTGAAGAGATGAAGCTCTCTTACAAAAAAGAGAACCGAGACCATAAAGGCTAG